A window from Pongo abelii isolate AG06213 chromosome 6, NHGRI_mPonAbe1-v2.0_pri, whole genome shotgun sequence encodes these proteins:
- the LOC100438739 gene encoding putative C-mannosyltransferase DPY19L2P2 isoform X2 — MLPSLSRGLGDPACFYVGVIFILNELMMGLFFMYGAYLSGTQLGGLITVLCFFFNHGEATRVMWTPPLRESFSCPFLVLQMYILTLILRTLSNDRRPFVALCFSNVAFMLPWQFAQFILFTQIASLFPMYVVGYIKRSKFQKIIYMNMISVILSFILMFGNLMYFLLFFVIVNDVGIDSRTPPTLVDTKICRCSSFSCKMPIILKRNKI, encoded by the exons GATTGGGAGATCCTGCTTGCTTTTATGTTGGtgtaatctttattttaaatgaactaaTGATGGGATTGTTCTTCATGTATGGAGCATACCTGAG tgGGACTCAACTAGGAGGTCTTATTACAGTACTGTGCTTCTTTTTCAACCATGGAGAG GCCACCCGTGTGATGTGGACACCACCTCTCCGTGAAAGTTTTTCCTGTCCTTTCCTTGTACTTCAGATGTATATTTTAACTTTGATTCTCAG GACGTTGAGCAATGATAGAAGGCCCTTCGTTGCACTCTGTTTTTCCAATGTTGCTTTTATGCTTCCCTGGCAATTTGCTCAGTTTATTCTTTTTACACAG atAGCATCATTATTTCCCATGTATGTTGTGGGATACATTAAACGAAGCAAATTTCAGAAGATCATTTATATGAACATG aTTTCAGTTATCCTTAGTTTCATTTTGATGTTTGGAAATTTAATGtacttcttattattttttgtcattgttaaTGACGTGG GGATTGATTCCAGGACACCCCCAACCCTTGTGGATACTAAAATCTGCAGATGTTCAAGTTTCTCATGTAAAATG CCAATAAttctaaagagaaataaaatttaa
- the LOC100438739 gene encoding putative C-mannosyltransferase DPY19L2P2 isoform X1, whose amino-acid sequence MLPSLSRGLGDPACFYVGVIFILNELMMGLFFMYGAYLSGTQLGGLITVLCFFFNHGEATRVMWTPPLRESFSCPFLVLQMYILTLILRTLSNDRRPFVALCFSNVAFMLPWQFAQFILFTQIASLFPMYVVGYIKRSKFQKIIYMNMVTFLIYISVILSFILMFGNLMYFLLFFVIVNDVGIDSRTPPTLVDTKICRCSSFSCKMPIILKRNKI is encoded by the exons GATTGGGAGATCCTGCTTGCTTTTATGTTGGtgtaatctttattttaaatgaactaaTGATGGGATTGTTCTTCATGTATGGAGCATACCTGAG tgGGACTCAACTAGGAGGTCTTATTACAGTACTGTGCTTCTTTTTCAACCATGGAGAG GCCACCCGTGTGATGTGGACACCACCTCTCCGTGAAAGTTTTTCCTGTCCTTTCCTTGTACTTCAGATGTATATTTTAACTTTGATTCTCAG GACGTTGAGCAATGATAGAAGGCCCTTCGTTGCACTCTGTTTTTCCAATGTTGCTTTTATGCTTCCCTGGCAATTTGCTCAGTTTATTCTTTTTACACAG atAGCATCATTATTTCCCATGTATGTTGTGGGATACATTAAACGAAGCAAATTTCAGAAGATCATTTATATGAACATGgtaacatttttaatatat aTTTCAGTTATCCTTAGTTTCATTTTGATGTTTGGAAATTTAATGtacttcttattattttttgtcattgttaaTGACGTGG GGATTGATTCCAGGACACCCCCAACCCTTGTGGATACTAAAATCTGCAGATGTTCAAGTTTCTCATGTAAAATG CCAATAAttctaaagagaaataaaatttaa